In Limosilactobacillus sp. WILCCON 0051, a single window of DNA contains:
- a CDS encoding site-specific integrase, producing the protein MKIKSYKTKHGTRYGFSLYIGQSNEKGYSHKTFKRGFKTYDDALAAYYETKKAFDNGQLKPRVKRYKLKEIYDLWFSQYKQTVKESTYATTDRIANKHILPLLGDYYIDAITVLRCQKAVNQWFRDAPKTFNRYVVYSNNIFDYAVRLELIDTNPMKKVIKPRKGYEPKDFDNFYSKDELIKFLNCCKANGDDQIYMFFRLLAFSGMRKGETLALQWSDINFMNGTIRINKTVSKGMNNRLLIQSPKTRGSVRTISIDAETMACLKEWRAKQQKRLFMLGYNSMKLNQLVFTNNHNKVLQPTKPTTWLDDIQEKYHLRHITVHGFRHTHCSLLFAAGIPVSDVKERLGHSNIETTLNVYTHVTANQKKMTADKFAKFMDA; encoded by the coding sequence ATGAAAATTAAATCTTACAAAACAAAGCATGGTACAAGGTACGGCTTTTCGCTTTATATAGGCCAAAGCAATGAAAAAGGATATAGCCATAAGACTTTTAAGCGTGGTTTTAAGACCTATGATGATGCATTGGCAGCCTACTATGAAACAAAAAAAGCGTTTGACAATGGTCAGTTAAAACCACGCGTCAAACGCTACAAGCTAAAAGAAATTTATGATCTCTGGTTCAGTCAGTACAAGCAAACAGTTAAGGAATCTACTTATGCAACGACTGATAGAATTGCTAACAAGCATATTTTACCATTGTTAGGCGATTACTATATAGATGCAATAACTGTATTACGCTGCCAAAAAGCAGTTAATCAGTGGTTCAGGGATGCACCTAAAACTTTTAATCGATACGTTGTTTATAGCAATAATATCTTCGATTATGCGGTTCGCTTGGAATTGATCGATACTAACCCAATGAAAAAGGTAATTAAACCACGCAAGGGCTATGAACCAAAAGATTTTGATAACTTTTACAGTAAAGATGAATTGATTAAGTTCTTAAACTGCTGCAAGGCCAATGGCGATGATCAAATATATATGTTTTTCCGTCTGCTTGCTTTTTCAGGTATGCGAAAAGGCGAAACACTAGCTTTGCAATGGTCAGATATTAACTTTATGAATGGTACGATCAGAATCAATAAGACTGTTTCAAAAGGGATGAACAACCGCTTGCTAATTCAATCGCCAAAAACGCGCGGTTCAGTTCGTACCATCTCAATTGATGCTGAAACAATGGCCTGCTTGAAAGAGTGGCGGGCTAAGCAGCAAAAGCGCCTGTTTATGCTTGGCTATAACAGTATGAAACTTAATCAGCTAGTTTTTACCAACAATCACAATAAGGTGCTGCAGCCAACCAAACCAACAACTTGGTTAGATGATATTCAAGAAAAGTATCATTTACGCCATATCACGGTTCATGGTTTCCGCCACACTCATTGCAGCTTATTGTTTGCTGCAGGCATCCCCGTATCTGACGTTAAAGAACGTTTAGGCCATAGCAATATTGAAACCACGCTTAATGTTTATACTCATGTAACGGCCAATCAAAAGAAAATGACTGCTGATAAGTTCGCCAAGTTCATGGATGCATAA
- a CDS encoding helix-turn-helix transcriptional regulator: protein MNKQPKNRNRIKELRLEQHKTQKDLANYLNVTPQAIAYYEKGLREPPLKYWQKLSEFFNVPPSYLQGLSDDKNNWFKNLPRYPKYKLKNEIKHLVDTGKLDENADFKTKANIAMQSLDNHPAEDELGVIEEVHNKLIDLLIYVYDAFYQEPKKGDSSSSKRDLKSGMTEETLIKIVDILNQALWDIAKIAIHLDGHNPEPYDPDKHKLK, encoded by the coding sequence ACAGCATAAAACACAAAAAGATTTAGCAAATTATTTAAATGTAACTCCACAAGCTATTGCTTATTATGAAAAGGGTTTAAGAGAACCACCGCTAAAATATTGGCAAAAATTATCTGAATTTTTTAACGTTCCGCCATCATACCTGCAAGGACTATCTGATGATAAAAATAATTGGTTTAAAAATTTACCAAGATACCCAAAATACAAATTAAAAAATGAAATAAAACACCTTGTTGATACTGGTAAACTAGATGAAAATGCTGATTTTAAAACCAAAGCAAATATTGCAATGCAAAGCCTTGATAACCATCCTGCTGAAGATGAGCTAGGCGTTATCGAAGAGGTTCACAATAAATTAATTGATCTACTTATTTATGTTTATGATGCTTTTTATCAAGAACCAAAAAAAGGCGATAGTAGCAGCTCTAAGCGTGATCTTAAATCTGGTATGACCGAAGAAACGCTAATTAAAATTGTTGATATTTTAAATCAAGCACTTTGGGATATTGCGAAAATAGCAATTCATCTTGACGGCCATAATCCAGAACCATATGATCCTGACAAACACAAACTAAAATAA
- a CDS encoding MarR family winged helix-turn-helix transcriptional regulator, which yields MSISDEMLFGHLFLLGMDIRMVSKPKQRGFHGQGRVLFLLSKHENISQRELASLAQIKPGSMTEILTRMERDGLITRQRDVSDKRVIHVRLTKAGTELAKENHQRHQWFCKTLFGTLSDEEKAELNRLILKIDQNIKNECLKNKEGENSHA from the coding sequence ATGTCGATTAGCGATGAAATGCTGTTCGGCCATCTGTTTTTATTGGGTATGGACATTCGAATGGTATCCAAGCCTAAACAGCGTGGCTTTCATGGTCAGGGGCGCGTCTTGTTCCTATTGTCGAAACATGAGAATATCTCGCAGCGTGAATTGGCCAGCCTGGCACAGATCAAGCCGGGTTCGATGACTGAGATTCTGACCAGAATGGAAAGAGACGGTTTGATCACAAGACAGCGTGACGTCAGCGACAAGCGCGTCATTCATGTCCGTCTGACCAAAGCGGGGACTGAACTGGCAAAAGAAAATCACCAGCGTCATCAATGGTTCTGCAAAACCTTATTCGGAACGCTGAGTGATGAGGAAAAAGCGGAACTTAATCGGTTAATTTTAAAAATTGATCAAAACATCAAAAATGAATGTTTAAAAAATAAAGAAGGTGAGAATAGTCATGCTTAA
- a CDS encoding excinuclease ABC subunit A: protein MLDYHNEPHGVYLMIDNKSFFASIESVQRGIDPLDSVLLVMAEHENNGSGLVVATSPLAKKHFGIRNVDRGYKVPNDARLLTVPPRLALYRQKNRQINQIFRRYADADHWWPYSIDESILDLSNTWPFFGATPEKAAAAIQRTVFKELGLRTTVGIGENPLQAKLALDLFAKHAPNFQGRLSYHDFAARIWPRHDLTNIWSIGKKTATKLNLLGINSVGDLAHTDPHWLKHEFGVAGTHLYALAWGIDRTDLSVRLTPKNPSWSSSQVMPKDLSHQKDIEQGIIKVANDVIDRLSRHHQKAGRIRLGLGYANGVTDSNGRTSYSHEMTIEPTAERKLLIDHLLGIFHQAWSGAAVRNISVALSRLSDANTQQISLF, encoded by the coding sequence ATGCTTGACTACCATAATGAGCCACATGGCGTTTATTTGATGATTGACAATAAGTCTTTTTTTGCCAGCATTGAAAGTGTTCAGCGCGGAATCGACCCATTGGATTCCGTTCTATTGGTCATGGCTGAACACGAAAATAATGGCAGCGGCCTGGTCGTCGCCACCTCGCCACTGGCCAAAAAGCACTTTGGCATTCGCAACGTTGACCGCGGCTACAAGGTTCCCAACGATGCCAGGCTTTTAACCGTTCCACCACGACTGGCGCTTTATCGGCAAAAAAACCGGCAGATCAATCAGATTTTTCGTCGCTATGCTGATGCCGATCATTGGTGGCCATACTCAATCGATGAAAGCATCCTTGATTTAAGCAACACCTGGCCATTTTTTGGCGCAACTCCTGAAAAAGCGGCAGCGGCAATTCAGCGAACCGTTTTTAAAGAACTTGGCTTGCGGACTACAGTTGGGATTGGCGAAAATCCATTACAGGCAAAACTGGCCTTAGATCTGTTCGCCAAGCACGCGCCTAATTTTCAGGGACGGCTTTCATATCATGATTTTGCCGCTCGCATCTGGCCACGGCATGATTTGACCAATATTTGGAGCATTGGGAAAAAAACAGCCACGAAACTAAATCTTTTAGGCATTAATTCCGTTGGTGATCTGGCCCATACCGATCCTCATTGGCTCAAGCACGAATTTGGCGTTGCCGGTACTCATCTTTACGCATTGGCTTGGGGTATTGACCGCACTGATCTTTCTGTGCGGCTGACCCCTAAAAATCCCAGCTGGAGCAGTTCACAGGTCATGCCTAAAGATCTCAGTCATCAAAAAGACATTGAGCAGGGCATCATCAAGGTTGCCAATGATGTAATCGATCGGCTCAGCAGGCATCATCAAAAAGCCGGCCGTATTCGCCTGGGACTTGGCTATGCCAATGGCGTTACTGATAGCAATGGCCGCACCAGCTATAGTCATGAGATGACCATTGAGCCAACTGCTGAACGAAAACTGTTGATCGATCATCTGCTTGGTATTTTTCATCAAGCTTGGTCGGGTGCTGCCGTCCGCAATATTTCCGTTGCATTGAGTCGGCTCAGCGATGCCAACACCCAGCAGATCTCGCTGTTTTGA